A genomic region of Lagopus muta isolate bLagMut1 chromosome 19, bLagMut1 primary, whole genome shotgun sequence contains the following coding sequences:
- the GOLGA2 gene encoding golgin subfamily A member 2 isoform X6, giving the protein MADGSRQSKLAAAKKKLKEYQQKNSPGATAGAKKKRKTKEGSRPETPTNDDRQSPENIHEAEDRKNTLDENRSLSSTESLRQLSEQLNGLVSQSTSYVNGESGVSSTNIKEMETRYQELAVALDSSNLTNKQLITKIEELKQQNQEAVNQLEKEKKEFEQKFSKEQAALREQLQVHIQTIGILVSEKSELQTALGHTQQAARQKSGEAEDLAARLQSSRQRVSELERTLSSISMQQKQSEKHNKELVKERDNLKLELYKQSKGSEEIKQQNSELSEKLRSLVSENSAMKLDVEDLHKKLEMAELMIQQFSNQSGNVDANQQLQMALDERASLETQIAQLSESLQQLQAERDQYVEKLKEEGSIWQQRVQQLSEQVRTMAEEKEKHMAQIQELESSVTELLSKSAVKPMDVEPSLPAGPTAAELSLQEEIQRMQHEKEELHGQYQAQVRDNEQLSHLNREQEERLLELEKTVQRYNEESVDRQQILESMQSDKATISRALSQNRELKEQLAELQNGFVKLTNENMEVTSALQSEQHVKKELAKKLGQLQENLGELKETLELKTQEARALQEQRDQYYGHLQQYTVAYQQLAAEKEELQKQYLLQTQLMDRLQHEEVQGKVTVEMHLKELQQTKESLEAVAKENKELQAQISQLAAELDGKMLHRLEGDGIESEVMSEEMKNPSFVIPEKFESHEEMVTFLTSAMSQVEKDREEMRQQLAAQRQQCRNLLQQIAALRQEQQHNITMSEDSTMDSVPVEVHEALKTAMEKLQSRFTDLIQEKADLKERLEELEHRCIQLSGETDTIGEYIALYQSQRAILKQRHQEKEEYISRLAQDKEEMKMKLLELQDLVMRLVKERNEWYSKYVEAAQNPELLASQNENALPVERRIELNATDGEGLREVNLAEEAEQDAAALHQPGFYPIDTKAAQPSQEDPTAKQIMQLLREIQNPQERSGSLLENPCIPFFYRADENDEVKIMVV; this is encoded by the exons ATGGCGGAcggcagcaggcagagcaagcTGGCGGCGGCCAAGAAGAAG cTGAAGGAATATCAGCAGAAGAACAGCCCTGGAGCGACTGCGGGAGCCAAGAAGAAACGGAAAACTAAAGAAGGAAGTAGACCTGAGACTCCCACAAACGATGACCGACAGTCTCCAGAGAAC ATTCATGAAGCTGAGGATCGTAAAAACACTTTGGATGAGAACAG GTCTCTGTCATCAACAGAAAGTCTCCGCCAGCTGTCTGAACAACTCAATGGCCTGGTTTCTCAG TCTACGTCGTATGTGAATGGGGAAAGTGGTGTTTCTTCCACTAATATTAAGGAAATGGAA ACACGTTACCAGGAGCTGGCAGTAGCCCTAGATTCCAGCAATCTAACTAACAAACAGCTCATTACAAAGATAGAGGAATTG aagCAGCAGAACCAAGAAGCAGTGAATCAGCTGGAGAAG gaaaagaaggagTTTGAACAGAAGTTTTCTAAAGAGcaagcagcactgagagaaCAGCTCCAG gtTCACATCCAGACGATTGGAATCCTAGTTTCTGAGAAATCTGAGTTGCAGACGGCCCTTGGACACACTCAGCAAGCTGCACGGCAGAAATCAG GAGAAGCTGAAGACCTTGCTGCTCGTTTACAGTCATCTCGCCAGAGGGTATCAGAGCTGGAACGCACCTTGTCCTCCATCTCTATGCAGCAAAAACAGTCAGAGAAG caCAATAAAGAGCTGGTGAAGGAACGAGACAACCTGAAACTAGAACTGTACAAACAGAG caaAGGTAGtgaggaaataaagcagcagaactCAGAGCTGTCAGAGAAACTCCGCTCCCTGGTTTCTGAGAACTCAGCCATGAAGTTGGATGTGGAAGATTTACATAAGAAACTGGAAATGGCTGAACTGATGATTCAGCAG TTCTCAAATCAGTCAGGGAATGTGGATGCAAACCAGCAGTTGCAGATGGCACTGGATGAGAGGGCGAGCCTGGAAACCCAGATTGCTCAG CTTTCAGAATCgcttcagcagctccaggcagaaAGAGATCAGTATGTAgagaaactgaaggaagagGGGAGCATTTGGCAGCAGCGAGtccagcagctctctgagcag GTCCGCACAATggcagaggagaaggagaagcatATGGCCCAAATTCAAGAGCTGGAAAGCAGTGttacagagctgctgagcaaatCAG CAGTGAAACCCATGGATGTTGAGCCATCTTTACCAGCAGGACCTACGGCAGCTGAGCTGAGTCTGCAGGAAGAAATCCAGCGAATGCAGCACGAGAAGGAGGAACTGCATGGGCAATACCAGGCCCAGGTCCGTGACAACGAGCAGCTGAGCCACCTCAacagggagcaggaggagcggctgctggagctggagaagaCGGTACAGCGCTACAATGAGGAGTCTGTGGACAGACAGCAGATCCTGGAGAGCATGCAGAGTGACAAGGCCACAATCAGCAGGGCACTGAGCCAAAATCgggagctgaaggagcagctggCCGAGCTGCAGAATGGGTTTGTCAAATTG acaaatgaaaacatggagGTTACAAGTGCCCTGCAGTCAGAGCAACACGTAAAGAAGGAGCTGGCTAAGAAGCttgggcagctgcaggagaacCTGGGGGAGCTCAAAGAGACG CTGGAACTGAAAACGCAGGAGGCTCgggctctgcaggagcagcgGGACCAGTACTATGGCCACTTACAGCAGTACACTGTGGCATACCAGCAACTGGCTGCTGAGAAGGAGGAGCTGCAAAAGCAGTACTTGCTTCAGACCCAGCTGATGGACAGGCTGCAGCACGAGGAAGTTCAGGGGAAGGTGACAGTGGAAATGCACCTGAAGGAACTGCAGCAGACTAAG GAAAGTCTGGAAGCTgtagcaaaggaaaacaaagagctgCAGGCCCAGATCAGTCAGttagcagcagagctggatggCAAGATGCTGCACAGACTAGAAG GGGATGGAATCGAAAGTGAAGTGAtgtctgaagaaatgaaaaacccTTCGTTTGTGATCCCAGAGAAGTTTGAAAGCCATGAAGAAATG GTGACTTTCTTGACGTCTGCCATGTCCCAAGTGGAGAAGGATCGAGAAGAGatgaggcagcagctggctgctcagAGACAGCAGTGCAGAAACCTCCTGCAGCAAATAGCAGCTCTTcggcaggagcagcagcataACATCACAATGAGTGAAG ATTCCACTATGGACAGTGTTCCAGTGGAGGTTCACGAGGCTTTAAAAACTGCCATGGAGAAACTACAG TCCCGTTTCACAGATCTGATACAGGAGAAAGCTGATCTGAAGGAGCGGCTAGAAGAGTTGGAGCATCGCTGCATACAGCTGTCTGGGGAAACAGACACCATTG GGGAGTATATAGCACTATACCAGAGTCAAAGGGCTATCCTCAAACAGCGGCACCAGGAGAAAGAAGAGTACATCAGCAGGCTGGCTCAGGACAAAGAAGAGATGAAG atgAAATTACTGGAACTGCAGGATTTAGTGATGCGTCTGgtcaaggaaagaaatgagtGGTACAGCAAGTATGTCGAAGCTGCTCAAAACCCAGAGCTGTTAGCAAGCCAGAATGAAAACGCACTTCCAGTGGAGAGGCGCATCGAACTGAACGCTACTGATGGAGAAG GGTTACGAGAAGTGAATTTAGCAGAAGAAGCGGAGCAAGACGCTGCTGCTCTTCATCAACCCGGTTTCTACCCTATTGACACTAAAGCTGCTCAGCCAAGCCAAGAGGACCctacagcaaagcaaataatGCAGCTTCTCAGAGAAATCCAGAACCCTCAGGAGAGGTCGGGCTCCTTGCTGGAAAACCCCTGCATTCCGTTCTTCTACCGTGCTGATGAGAATGATGAGGTCAAAATCATGGTGGTTTAA
- the GOLGA2 gene encoding golgin subfamily A member 2 isoform X7: MADGSRQSKLAAAKKKLKEYQQKNSPGATAGAKKKRKTKEGSRPETPTNDDRQSPENIHEAEDRKNTLDENRSLSSTESLRQLSEQLNGLVSQSTSYVNGESGVSSTNIKEMETRYQELAVALDSSNLTNKQLITKIEELKQQNQEAVNQLEKEKKEFEQKFSKEQAALREQLQVHIQTIGILVSEKSELQTALGHTQQAARQKSGEAEDLAARLQSSRQRVSELERTLSSISMQQKQSEKHNKELVKERDNLKLELYKQSKGSEEIKQQNSELSEKLRSLVSENSAMKLDVEDLHKKLEMAELMIQQFSNQSGNVDANQQLQMALDERASLETQIAQLSESLQQLQAERDQYVEKLKEEGSIWQQRVQQLSEQVRTMAEEKEKHMAQIQELESSVTELLSKSVKPMDVEPSLPAGPTAAELSLQEEIQRMQHEKEELHGQYQAQVRDNEQLSHLNREQEERLLELEKTVQRYNEESVDRQQILESMQSDKATISRALSQNRELKEQLAELQNGFVKLTNENMEVTSALQSEQHVKKELAKKLGQLQENLGELKETLELKTQEARALQEQRDQYYGHLQQYTVAYQQLAAEKEELQKQYLLQTQLMDRLQHEEVQGKVTVEMHLKELQQTKESLEAVAKENKELQAQISQLAAELDGKMLHRLEGDGIESEVMSEEMKNPSFVIPEKFESHEEMVTFLTSAMSQVEKDREEMRQQLAAQRQQCRNLLQQIAALRQEQQHNITMSEDSTMDSVPVEVHEALKTAMEKLQSRFTDLIQEKADLKERLEELEHRCIQLSGETDTIGEYIALYQSQRAILKQRHQEKEEYISRLAQDKEEMKMKLLELQDLVMRLVKERNEWYSKYVEAAQNPELLASQNENALPVERRIELNATDGEGLREVNLAEEAEQDAAALHQPGFYPIDTKAAQPSQEDPTAKQIMQLLREIQNPQERSGSLLENPCIPFFYRADENDEVKIMVV; the protein is encoded by the exons ATGGCGGAcggcagcaggcagagcaagcTGGCGGCGGCCAAGAAGAAG cTGAAGGAATATCAGCAGAAGAACAGCCCTGGAGCGACTGCGGGAGCCAAGAAGAAACGGAAAACTAAAGAAGGAAGTAGACCTGAGACTCCCACAAACGATGACCGACAGTCTCCAGAGAAC ATTCATGAAGCTGAGGATCGTAAAAACACTTTGGATGAGAACAG GTCTCTGTCATCAACAGAAAGTCTCCGCCAGCTGTCTGAACAACTCAATGGCCTGGTTTCTCAG TCTACGTCGTATGTGAATGGGGAAAGTGGTGTTTCTTCCACTAATATTAAGGAAATGGAA ACACGTTACCAGGAGCTGGCAGTAGCCCTAGATTCCAGCAATCTAACTAACAAACAGCTCATTACAAAGATAGAGGAATTG aagCAGCAGAACCAAGAAGCAGTGAATCAGCTGGAGAAG gaaaagaaggagTTTGAACAGAAGTTTTCTAAAGAGcaagcagcactgagagaaCAGCTCCAG gtTCACATCCAGACGATTGGAATCCTAGTTTCTGAGAAATCTGAGTTGCAGACGGCCCTTGGACACACTCAGCAAGCTGCACGGCAGAAATCAG GAGAAGCTGAAGACCTTGCTGCTCGTTTACAGTCATCTCGCCAGAGGGTATCAGAGCTGGAACGCACCTTGTCCTCCATCTCTATGCAGCAAAAACAGTCAGAGAAG caCAATAAAGAGCTGGTGAAGGAACGAGACAACCTGAAACTAGAACTGTACAAACAGAG caaAGGTAGtgaggaaataaagcagcagaactCAGAGCTGTCAGAGAAACTCCGCTCCCTGGTTTCTGAGAACTCAGCCATGAAGTTGGATGTGGAAGATTTACATAAGAAACTGGAAATGGCTGAACTGATGATTCAGCAG TTCTCAAATCAGTCAGGGAATGTGGATGCAAACCAGCAGTTGCAGATGGCACTGGATGAGAGGGCGAGCCTGGAAACCCAGATTGCTCAG CTTTCAGAATCgcttcagcagctccaggcagaaAGAGATCAGTATGTAgagaaactgaaggaagagGGGAGCATTTGGCAGCAGCGAGtccagcagctctctgagcag GTCCGCACAATggcagaggagaaggagaagcatATGGCCCAAATTCAAGAGCTGGAAAGCAGTGttacagagctgctgagcaaatCAG TGAAACCCATGGATGTTGAGCCATCTTTACCAGCAGGACCTACGGCAGCTGAGCTGAGTCTGCAGGAAGAAATCCAGCGAATGCAGCACGAGAAGGAGGAACTGCATGGGCAATACCAGGCCCAGGTCCGTGACAACGAGCAGCTGAGCCACCTCAacagggagcaggaggagcggctgctggagctggagaagaCGGTACAGCGCTACAATGAGGAGTCTGTGGACAGACAGCAGATCCTGGAGAGCATGCAGAGTGACAAGGCCACAATCAGCAGGGCACTGAGCCAAAATCgggagctgaaggagcagctggCCGAGCTGCAGAATGGGTTTGTCAAATTG acaaatgaaaacatggagGTTACAAGTGCCCTGCAGTCAGAGCAACACGTAAAGAAGGAGCTGGCTAAGAAGCttgggcagctgcaggagaacCTGGGGGAGCTCAAAGAGACG CTGGAACTGAAAACGCAGGAGGCTCgggctctgcaggagcagcgGGACCAGTACTATGGCCACTTACAGCAGTACACTGTGGCATACCAGCAACTGGCTGCTGAGAAGGAGGAGCTGCAAAAGCAGTACTTGCTTCAGACCCAGCTGATGGACAGGCTGCAGCACGAGGAAGTTCAGGGGAAGGTGACAGTGGAAATGCACCTGAAGGAACTGCAGCAGACTAAG GAAAGTCTGGAAGCTgtagcaaaggaaaacaaagagctgCAGGCCCAGATCAGTCAGttagcagcagagctggatggCAAGATGCTGCACAGACTAGAAG GGGATGGAATCGAAAGTGAAGTGAtgtctgaagaaatgaaaaacccTTCGTTTGTGATCCCAGAGAAGTTTGAAAGCCATGAAGAAATG GTGACTTTCTTGACGTCTGCCATGTCCCAAGTGGAGAAGGATCGAGAAGAGatgaggcagcagctggctgctcagAGACAGCAGTGCAGAAACCTCCTGCAGCAAATAGCAGCTCTTcggcaggagcagcagcataACATCACAATGAGTGAAG ATTCCACTATGGACAGTGTTCCAGTGGAGGTTCACGAGGCTTTAAAAACTGCCATGGAGAAACTACAG TCCCGTTTCACAGATCTGATACAGGAGAAAGCTGATCTGAAGGAGCGGCTAGAAGAGTTGGAGCATCGCTGCATACAGCTGTCTGGGGAAACAGACACCATTG GGGAGTATATAGCACTATACCAGAGTCAAAGGGCTATCCTCAAACAGCGGCACCAGGAGAAAGAAGAGTACATCAGCAGGCTGGCTCAGGACAAAGAAGAGATGAAG atgAAATTACTGGAACTGCAGGATTTAGTGATGCGTCTGgtcaaggaaagaaatgagtGGTACAGCAAGTATGTCGAAGCTGCTCAAAACCCAGAGCTGTTAGCAAGCCAGAATGAAAACGCACTTCCAGTGGAGAGGCGCATCGAACTGAACGCTACTGATGGAGAAG GGTTACGAGAAGTGAATTTAGCAGAAGAAGCGGAGCAAGACGCTGCTGCTCTTCATCAACCCGGTTTCTACCCTATTGACACTAAAGCTGCTCAGCCAAGCCAAGAGGACCctacagcaaagcaaataatGCAGCTTCTCAGAGAAATCCAGAACCCTCAGGAGAGGTCGGGCTCCTTGCTGGAAAACCCCTGCATTCCGTTCTTCTACCGTGCTGATGAGAATGATGAGGTCAAAATCATGGTGGTTTAA
- the GOLGA2 gene encoding golgin subfamily A member 2 isoform X1: MADGSRQSKLAAAKKKLKEYQQKNSPGATAGAKKKRKTKEGSRPETPTNDDRQSPENIQNILKVLVSDLNRSNGVAIPSLDKRKAYFDSDVATRNADQLAADVPVLSNSNSLPTCASVLPAPGGMQLTQIHEAEDRKNTLDENRSLSSTESLRQLSEQLNGLVSQSTSYVNGESGVSSTNIKEMETRYQELAVALDSSNLTNKQLITKIEELKQQNQEAVNQLEKEKKEFEQKFSKEQAALREQLQVHIQTIGILVSEKSELQTALGHTQQAARQKSGEAEDLAARLQSSRQRVSELERTLSSISMQQKQSEKHNKELVKERDNLKLELYKQSKGSEEIKQQNSELSEKLRSLVSENSAMKLDVEDLHKKLEMAELMIQQFSNQSGNVDANQQLQMALDERASLETQIAQLSESLQQLQAERDQYVEKLKEEGSIWQQRVQQLSEQVRTMAEEKEKHMAQIQELESSVTELLSKSVKPMDVEPSLPAGPTAAELSLQEEIQRMQHEKEELHGQYQAQVRDNEQLSHLNREQEERLLELEKTVQRYNEESVDRQQILESMQSDKATISRALSQNRELKEQLAELQNGFVKLTNENMEVTSALQSEQHVKKELAKKLGQLQENLGELKETLELKTQEARALQEQRDQYYGHLQQYTVAYQQLAAEKEELQKQYLLQTQLMDRLQHEEVQGKVTVEMHLKELQQTKESLEAVAKENKELQAQISQLAAELDGKMLHRLEGDGIESEVMSEEMKNPSFVIPEKFESHEEMVTFLTSAMSQVEKDREEMRQQLAAQRQQCRNLLQQIAALRQEQQHNITMSEDSTMDSVPVEVHEALKTAMEKLQSRFTDLIQEKADLKERLEELEHRCIQLSGETDTIGEYIALYQSQRAILKQRHQEKEEYISRLAQDKEEMKMKLLELQDLVMRLVKERNEWYSKYVEAAQNPELLASQNENALPVERRIELNATDGEGLREVNLAEEAEQDAAALHQPGFYPIDTKAAQPSQEDPTAKQIMQLLREIQNPQERSGSLLENPCIPFFYRADENDEVKIMVV, encoded by the exons ATGGCGGAcggcagcaggcagagcaagcTGGCGGCGGCCAAGAAGAAG cTGAAGGAATATCAGCAGAAGAACAGCCCTGGAGCGACTGCGGGAGCCAAGAAGAAACGGAAAACTAAAGAAGGAAGTAGACCTGAGACTCCCACAAACGATGACCGACAGTCTCCAGAGAAC ATTCAGAACATTCTGAAGGTGCTGGTGTCAGACCTTAACCGCTCCAATGGGGTAGCCATACCCTCATTGGACAAAAGGAAG GCATACTTTGACAGTGATGTTGCCACTCGTAATGCTGACCAGCTTGCTGCCGATGTCCCCGTGCTATCTAACAGCAACAGCCTGCCTACCTGTGCTTCTGTCCTGCCTGCTCCTGGGGGCATGCAGCTGACACAG ATTCATGAAGCTGAGGATCGTAAAAACACTTTGGATGAGAACAG GTCTCTGTCATCAACAGAAAGTCTCCGCCAGCTGTCTGAACAACTCAATGGCCTGGTTTCTCAG TCTACGTCGTATGTGAATGGGGAAAGTGGTGTTTCTTCCACTAATATTAAGGAAATGGAA ACACGTTACCAGGAGCTGGCAGTAGCCCTAGATTCCAGCAATCTAACTAACAAACAGCTCATTACAAAGATAGAGGAATTG aagCAGCAGAACCAAGAAGCAGTGAATCAGCTGGAGAAG gaaaagaaggagTTTGAACAGAAGTTTTCTAAAGAGcaagcagcactgagagaaCAGCTCCAG gtTCACATCCAGACGATTGGAATCCTAGTTTCTGAGAAATCTGAGTTGCAGACGGCCCTTGGACACACTCAGCAAGCTGCACGGCAGAAATCAG GAGAAGCTGAAGACCTTGCTGCTCGTTTACAGTCATCTCGCCAGAGGGTATCAGAGCTGGAACGCACCTTGTCCTCCATCTCTATGCAGCAAAAACAGTCAGAGAAG caCAATAAAGAGCTGGTGAAGGAACGAGACAACCTGAAACTAGAACTGTACAAACAGAG caaAGGTAGtgaggaaataaagcagcagaactCAGAGCTGTCAGAGAAACTCCGCTCCCTGGTTTCTGAGAACTCAGCCATGAAGTTGGATGTGGAAGATTTACATAAGAAACTGGAAATGGCTGAACTGATGATTCAGCAG TTCTCAAATCAGTCAGGGAATGTGGATGCAAACCAGCAGTTGCAGATGGCACTGGATGAGAGGGCGAGCCTGGAAACCCAGATTGCTCAG CTTTCAGAATCgcttcagcagctccaggcagaaAGAGATCAGTATGTAgagaaactgaaggaagagGGGAGCATTTGGCAGCAGCGAGtccagcagctctctgagcag GTCCGCACAATggcagaggagaaggagaagcatATGGCCCAAATTCAAGAGCTGGAAAGCAGTGttacagagctgctgagcaaatCAG TGAAACCCATGGATGTTGAGCCATCTTTACCAGCAGGACCTACGGCAGCTGAGCTGAGTCTGCAGGAAGAAATCCAGCGAATGCAGCACGAGAAGGAGGAACTGCATGGGCAATACCAGGCCCAGGTCCGTGACAACGAGCAGCTGAGCCACCTCAacagggagcaggaggagcggctgctggagctggagaagaCGGTACAGCGCTACAATGAGGAGTCTGTGGACAGACAGCAGATCCTGGAGAGCATGCAGAGTGACAAGGCCACAATCAGCAGGGCACTGAGCCAAAATCgggagctgaaggagcagctggCCGAGCTGCAGAATGGGTTTGTCAAATTG acaaatgaaaacatggagGTTACAAGTGCCCTGCAGTCAGAGCAACACGTAAAGAAGGAGCTGGCTAAGAAGCttgggcagctgcaggagaacCTGGGGGAGCTCAAAGAGACG CTGGAACTGAAAACGCAGGAGGCTCgggctctgcaggagcagcgGGACCAGTACTATGGCCACTTACAGCAGTACACTGTGGCATACCAGCAACTGGCTGCTGAGAAGGAGGAGCTGCAAAAGCAGTACTTGCTTCAGACCCAGCTGATGGACAGGCTGCAGCACGAGGAAGTTCAGGGGAAGGTGACAGTGGAAATGCACCTGAAGGAACTGCAGCAGACTAAG GAAAGTCTGGAAGCTgtagcaaaggaaaacaaagagctgCAGGCCCAGATCAGTCAGttagcagcagagctggatggCAAGATGCTGCACAGACTAGAAG GGGATGGAATCGAAAGTGAAGTGAtgtctgaagaaatgaaaaacccTTCGTTTGTGATCCCAGAGAAGTTTGAAAGCCATGAAGAAATG GTGACTTTCTTGACGTCTGCCATGTCCCAAGTGGAGAAGGATCGAGAAGAGatgaggcagcagctggctgctcagAGACAGCAGTGCAGAAACCTCCTGCAGCAAATAGCAGCTCTTcggcaggagcagcagcataACATCACAATGAGTGAAG ATTCCACTATGGACAGTGTTCCAGTGGAGGTTCACGAGGCTTTAAAAACTGCCATGGAGAAACTACAG TCCCGTTTCACAGATCTGATACAGGAGAAAGCTGATCTGAAGGAGCGGCTAGAAGAGTTGGAGCATCGCTGCATACAGCTGTCTGGGGAAACAGACACCATTG GGGAGTATATAGCACTATACCAGAGTCAAAGGGCTATCCTCAAACAGCGGCACCAGGAGAAAGAAGAGTACATCAGCAGGCTGGCTCAGGACAAAGAAGAGATGAAG atgAAATTACTGGAACTGCAGGATTTAGTGATGCGTCTGgtcaaggaaagaaatgagtGGTACAGCAAGTATGTCGAAGCTGCTCAAAACCCAGAGCTGTTAGCAAGCCAGAATGAAAACGCACTTCCAGTGGAGAGGCGCATCGAACTGAACGCTACTGATGGAGAAG GGTTACGAGAAGTGAATTTAGCAGAAGAAGCGGAGCAAGACGCTGCTGCTCTTCATCAACCCGGTTTCTACCCTATTGACACTAAAGCTGCTCAGCCAAGCCAAGAGGACCctacagcaaagcaaataatGCAGCTTCTCAGAGAAATCCAGAACCCTCAGGAGAGGTCGGGCTCCTTGCTGGAAAACCCCTGCATTCCGTTCTTCTACCGTGCTGATGAGAATGATGAGGTCAAAATCATGGTGGTTTAA